Within the Gemmatimonadota bacterium genome, the region GGAAAACCCTGAATTGGCATCTCCCGAGGGCCCCATTCACTTCGCCGGCGAGCACGCCTCGGATGATCGAGGATGGATGCAGGGAGCCTTCGAGTCGGGCCTGCGGGCTGCCTCCGAGATCGATGAGACGGTCACCGGCGAGCGGCGTGCCAGCGCGAGAGTGGCCATCTCGCGGCGGCAGATGATGCGCCGTCTTGTGGGCAACCAGAGTGTGCCGGCATGGTTGTTGCCTTGAACAATCGCCCTGACCAGATCACAAGGTGAGCGCGAGACGCCCGGGCCCTACGCGCCGGTGGTTACCATGCTGTACACCTTACCCTTCCTAATAATGCCCACGTAGGCCTTCATGTAGATCAACCGGACATCTTCCATTCGCCGACGGTCGATTACCAGTCATGTATCTGCACCTACCGGAGACCGAATATCGATGAATAACGAACCGAAGAAGACAACGCTAAGCCGCCGAAACTTTCTCGCCCGGGGAGGCGGTGCCCTGGTCCCTCTATTCCTGGGTACCGGCTGCACAGACAATGTCATGGGACCGGACGCCAGTGACCCGACCGAACCGACGGCGACCAGGCCGACGTCATCACCTGTAGATCAGGTCGACGTGGTCGTGGTAGGCGCCGGCCTGTCCGGGCTGGTGGCCGCGTACGAGTTGGTTCGAGCGGGGCACGATGTCCGGGTCTTGGAAGCATCAGACGCGATAGGAGGCCGCGCACAGACGCTACGCGAGCCCTTCGACGACGGGCTCATCGCCGAATCCGGTGCGGCCCGCATCCCGCCCAATCATGATCTGACGCTCGGTTACATCGACCACTTCGGCATCGAGACATCCCCCTTCTATACGCAGGAGAGTGATTATCTCTTCATTACCGATCAGGGAGTTCGCCAACGGTATAAACCGAGTCAGTTCCTCCGTGGGCGGGACGCGTGGCTCAAGATCACGGCTGGATCCGATGCCTTGCCGACGGCTTTCGCCGACTCACTTGGAGACCGTGTACGGACCAGCTCACCGGTGACGAGAGTGTTCCGGGATGAGAACGGGGTGGTGGCCACCTACGGAACCGGCGGGACCGGGGAGGAACTCAGGAGCAGCCATCTTATCTGCACGGTTCCCCTCCCCGTCATCGGGAAGATCGAATTCGAACCCGTCCTCTCGCAAGAAAAGCGAGCGGCCTTCACAGCCACATCCTACCAGGACGTCACCCGGGTTTACGTCCAGTATGCGCAACGGATCTGGGTGGATGACTGCTTGAACGGATGGGCGTTGTCGTATGAGGAGGGGTACCAGGAGATCTGGCATCCCACATGGAACCAGGAGGGACCTCGGGGCATTCTGATGTCCTACCTGTTCGGAGACAAGGCACGCGAGGTCGCGGCGATGGGTCCCGGAGCCATCGTGCCCGGTTTCATTGATCGCTTCAATGGCCTGTTTCCCGGCACGCGCGAGGTTGCCGAACAAGGAACCCACTTCGCCTGGGAGGATCAGCCCTGGATTGGTGCAGCATACACAAATTACAGTCCTCCGTTCTCGGCGCATCCC harbors:
- a CDS encoding FAD-dependent oxidoreductase; its protein translation is MTAGSDALPTAFADSLGDRVRTSSPVTRVFRDENGVVATYGTGGTGEELRSSHLICTVPLPVIGKIEFEPVLSQEKRAAFTATSYQDVTRVYVQYAQRIWVDDCLNGWALSYEEGYQEIWHPTWNQEGPRGILMSYLFGDKAREVAAMGPGAIVPGFIDRFNGLFPGTREVAEQGTHFAWEDQPWIGAAYTNYSPPFSAHPELASAEGPIHFAGEHASRYRGWMQGAFESGLRAASEIDATVTGERRASARVAISRRQMMRRLVGNQSVPAWLLP